The Flavobacterium sp. 1 genome contains the following window.
TTACTAACGCTTAATTACAAATAATTTTAAATAAAAGTCATGAAATCAACAATTAAAACAATTATTACCTCGATGGTTTTGTTTGCAATGACCTTAACTGCAAACGCTCAAAAAACCTACACTTTAGACACAAAAACAAATTTTTCAGTACTTGGAACTTCAACACTTCATGATTGGGAAATGCAATCAGCCTCAAAAACAGGAACAGCAAATCTTACCGTGGCCGATTCAAAATTAACAGATATTAACAGTATCGATATTACTCTACCGGCTGAAACCATTAAAAGCGAAAAAAAGAGTATGGATAAAGTCGCTTATGAAACTTTAAAAACTGACAAATTCAAAAACATCAAATATGTTTTAAAATCTGCTGAAAAAGTAAATGAAACTACTTGGAATCTTACCGGCACCTACACGATTGCAGGAGTTTCCAAAATATTAAAAACACAAGTAAAAACTACCGTTACAAATGGAGTAGTAAACTTGCAGGGATCAAACAAAATAAAATTCGCCGAGTTTGGCATGAAATCTCCAACGGCCATGTTTGGTGCAATAAAAACAGGAGAAGACTTAACAATAAAATTCAACTTAAATTTTAACTAAATACCACAACCATGAGAAAAATTTATTTCTTAGCTGCAGGTTTATTAACTATGGCCACAGCAAACGCTCAAGTATCATTTGGGAACATGCAAAATCAAATTTCAAGAAGCAAAGATGGAATCAACGTTTTTGACGTTAAAAAAGACGATAAGGAATTCACTGGAATCAGCGTTGATTTAGGAGGTGCATTCAATATGGATTTCCAGGCAATAAATTCGTTCAATGACCAACCAGAAACTTTTACTGCGCCTTCAAAAATTACTGGATATCGATTAATGAATACTGAAAACAATTTCGTTCTTCCCGCAGCTGATATGACTATTGGTGCTCAATTGTATGATGGTGTAAGAGTAAATCTAGATATTTATTTAGCTTCAAGACACCACAATGATACTTATGCAAGAGGAGGATATTTACAAATTGACAAGCTGGACTTCATCAAAAAATACTTCCTTGCAGATATCATGAAATACGCTACAATTAAAATCGGACAAATGGAGAACAACTTCGGTGATGCACACTTTAGAAGTTCTGACAACGGTAGCACGCTTAGAAATGCATTTGTTGGAAACAACATCATGAATGCATTCAGTACAGAGATGGGTATTGAAGTATATTACAACAGAAACGGATTGGTAAGCATGTTGGGTGCTACAAATGGAAATTTAAATCAAGGTACTCAAGAAGTTTTTTATACTGCAGGACCTGATGCAAATACAGCAGTTAGCCCTACAATCTTGGCCAAACTTGGTTATGACAAACAAATTGACAAAGATTTGAGAGTTAGACTTACAGGTTCTTACTACCATAATGCGAACTTAGGTAACTCAAATATATATTCTTCTTCTAGATCAGGATTTGGTTTTTGGGGGGTATTGAACAATAATGCTTATACTAATCCTAATAATCCTAATACTGTTGCTAATCCAATTGCCGTTCCTACTAGTTATAATGCAACTTCTACACCAGAAGCAACCTTCAACCCTAACTTTAAAAACTGGGCTACTTCAATCATGATCAACCCTTTTGTAAAATATAAAGGTCTTGAGTTCTTTGGAACTGTCGAATTAGCTTCGGGAGGAGATAAAGCGGGTGTTGACGACAAACGTACTGCTAACCAATATGCTGGAGAGGTTATTTACAGATTTGGAAAAACAGAACAATTCTATATCGCTGGAAAATACAATACTGTATCAGGAAAACTAGCTAATGCAGATGCAAAAAAAGTTACTGTAGACAAATTTGAATCAAGCATTGGTTGGTTCATGACTAAAAACATTGTTGCAAAATTAGATTATGTTAATCAAAACTATAGAGATTACACACAATTTGTTGGAAACGTACCTACTGGAAACGCCAATAATTTTTATGGAGGTAAATTCAACGGTCTAGTGTTTGAAGCTGCGATTTCATTCTAATAAGGCATTTCATTCTAACAAATGAGACAATTAGTAATTACAATAATGGGTTTGGCACTTTTCCTTTCATTAGGAAGTGCTAAACCCATTTCTTCATTAATTGAGCCGAACATCATCATCATTGACAGACTCGAAATAGAAATCCTAGGAAATTCTACAATAGGCAAGTACAGCTGTTCCAATTCTTTTACATACCAAGATACCATCAATTTAAATTCAAATACTAAAAACAGTTTAAAGTCTGAAATTTCAATGAGCAATTTTGATTGTGGCAACAGAATCATGAACAAAGACCTTAAAACTACCGTTAAAGCAACAAAGTTTCCAAAAAGCACCGTCACCATTACCAACATAAAACCATTTGGAACCAATTATAAATGCGTTTTGAATTTTCGCATAACCGACAAAACTCTTTCCTATCAGAATATGATTTTAAAAACTGCTAAACAATCTTTGGAAGGTACTGTAGCAGTAAATTTTTCGGATATTGCTCTTGAGCCTCCAACAAAAATGGGCGGTATTATAAAAGTAAAGGATGAATTTGTCATTCATTTCGTTCTGTATAAATTATAAATAATCCCTATTTGCAATTACGAATCCTAAAAACAAATGCACTATTGTTCTTTTGTTTTCATAATGGCTTTGATTAAAAATTATCATCAAATGGCTCTGTTTGTAATTAACCAAATCCGTTTTCTTCTTCA
Protein-coding sequences here:
- a CDS encoding YceI family protein yields the protein MRQLVITIMGLALFLSLGSAKPISSLIEPNIIIIDRLEIEILGNSTIGKYSCSNSFTYQDTINLNSNTKNSLKSEISMSNFDCGNRIMNKDLKTTVKATKFPKSTVTITNIKPFGTNYKCVLNFRITDKTLSYQNMILKTAKQSLEGTVAVNFSDIALEPPTKMGGIIKVKDEFVIHFVLYKL
- a CDS encoding YceI family protein, encoding MKSTIKTIITSMVLFAMTLTANAQKTYTLDTKTNFSVLGTSTLHDWEMQSASKTGTANLTVADSKLTDINSIDITLPAETIKSEKKSMDKVAYETLKTDKFKNIKYVLKSAEKVNETTWNLTGTYTIAGVSKILKTQVKTTVTNGVVNLQGSNKIKFAEFGMKSPTAMFGAIKTGEDLTIKFNLNFN